A section of the bacterium genome encodes:
- a CDS encoding FmdB family transcriptional regulator — translation MPTYVYQCKECGHRFEIFQSFSAEPLDACPECLEVALRKVLFPAGVVFKGSGFYVTDSRSKPSTSGKGEGSGDKKDKKTDGSSNGAASKKEPAKAGAENDG, via the coding sequence ATGCCCACCTATGTCTATCAGTGCAAGGAATGCGGTCACCGGTTCGAGATCTTCCAGAGCTTCTCGGCGGAGCCGCTCGATGCCTGCCCGGAGTGCCTGGAGGTCGCCCTGCGCAAGGTGCTGTTCCCCGCCGGGGTGGTCTTCAAGGGGTCGGGCTTCTACGTCACGGACTCACGTTCCAAGCCTTCCACCTCCGGTAAGGGGGAAGGGTCCGGCGACAAGAAGGACAAGAAGACCGACGGTTCCTCCAACGGCGCCGCATCCAAGAAGGAACCCGCCAAAGCAGGCGCCGAGAACGACGGCTAG
- the moaC gene encoding cyclic pyranopterin monophosphate synthase MoaC — MGEGGLTHTDARGRVRMVDVGGKPVTERRAMAEARVSMSDATLDLIFEGALPKGDAIGTARLAGIMGAKRTSDLIPLCHPISLSEVAVEIERVSSAARIRATVRNADRTGVEMEAMTAVAVAALTLYDMIKGVERGARIESVHLLHKTGGRSGDWSASGPGE; from the coding sequence ATGGGTGAGGGAGGCCTCACCCACACCGACGCCCGAGGCCGGGTCAGGATGGTGGATGTGGGGGGCAAGCCGGTGACCGAGCGTCGGGCTATGGCAGAAGCGCGGGTGTCCATGTCCGATGCCACGCTCGACCTGATCTTCGAGGGCGCCCTGCCCAAGGGCGACGCCATCGGTACCGCCCGCCTGGCCGGGATCATGGGCGCCAAGAGGACCTCGGACCTCATCCCGCTATGCCATCCGATCTCGCTGTCCGAGGTGGCGGTCGAGATAGAGAGGGTCTCCTCGGCGGCCCGGATCCGGGCCACGGTGCGCAACGCCGACCGTACCGGAGTGGAGATGGAGGCCATGACCGCGGTGGCGGTGGCCGCGCTGACCTTGTACGACATGATCAAGGGGGTGGAGCGGGGCGCCCGGATCGAGAGCGTGCATCTGCTCCACAAGACAGGTGGGCGCTCGGGGGACTGGTCAGCCTCCGGGCCCGGCGAGTAA
- a CDS encoding sugar phosphate nucleotidyltransferase, which produces MRVDVALVPAAGRGTRMRPATNAIPKALLTVVDRPSIQWVVEEAARAGVTEVVVVVDPDGGAIIERHFEESRFLPGLSGVKVRTVVQEEAKGLGHAVLAGREAIGLRPFFVMLADDLIHPQEDLLGPLTRAADPDTSVVYVRRLPDEMMGAKGVVVPRSGPSDSVMEIRGAVEKPGAARAPSNYAIHGRYLFMPEVFDHLPGIAPGYGGEIQLTDAVDSLARAGRCRAYVADVELLDVGNPLGYLRANTVLGLADPTYREGYRSIVDDLLVE; this is translated from the coding sequence ATGAGGGTGGACGTTGCGCTGGTCCCGGCCGCCGGCCGCGGAACGCGGATGCGGCCCGCCACCAACGCCATCCCCAAGGCCCTCCTGACGGTCGTGGATCGTCCCAGTATCCAGTGGGTGGTGGAGGAAGCGGCCCGGGCCGGGGTCACGGAGGTGGTGGTGGTGGTCGATCCCGACGGCGGGGCGATCATCGAGCGACACTTCGAGGAGTCGCGGTTCCTGCCCGGCCTCTCCGGTGTCAAAGTACGGACTGTCGTCCAGGAAGAGGCAAAGGGGCTGGGACATGCTGTGCTGGCCGGCCGGGAGGCCATCGGCCTGCGGCCCTTCTTCGTGATGCTGGCCGACGACCTGATCCATCCACAGGAGGATCTGCTCGGCCCACTGACTCGAGCCGCTGACCCGGACACCTCCGTGGTGTACGTCCGGAGGCTGCCCGACGAGATGATGGGTGCGAAAGGAGTGGTCGTTCCCCGCTCCGGCCCCTCCGATTCGGTGATGGAGATCCGGGGGGCGGTGGAGAAACCGGGTGCGGCCCGGGCCCCCTCCAATTACGCGATCCACGGCCGCTACCTGTTCATGCCCGAGGTGTTCGATCACCTGCCGGGCATCGCCCCCGGCTACGGCGGTGAGATACAGCTCACCGATGCCGTGGACTCGCTTGCCCGGGCAGGCCGATGCCGGGCATACGTGGCCGACGTAGAACTGCTCGATGTCGGTAACCCGCTGGGATACCTACGGGCGAACACCGTGCTCGGCCTCGCCGACCCCACCTACCGTGAGGGTTACCGCTCCATAGTCGACGATCTTCTGGTGGAATGA
- a CDS encoding molybdopterin molybdotransferase MoeA — protein sequence MRSLEKAQRDVLAAVPPLPVLELPVWDALGLGLAGPVVAPHDVPPFTNSAMDGYAVLGADVGEAPVTLRLLEDVPAGHVAHQAVRGGAAIKIMTGAPMPEGADTVVKVEDTEPLPDGVRIMAATPTGTAVRPAGGDLAAGDPVFPAGERLTPPHLAVLASLGVSPRVHRRPRVAMLSTGDEVLPPETGSLGPGQIRDTNRPLLAAMLDELGVEVVDLGIVGDDADVLRSTLERGAGEADMVLTSGGVSMGEYDLVKIILRELGTIDFWKVAMQPAKPFAFGHIEGTPLLGLPGNPVSVMVAFEQFARPALLQMMGCRALFRAQAVARAAETWRTDPAKTVFTRAVTEIENGTRLVRSSGSQSSNVLSALARADAFAVIPVGTGWVHPGDPVTIELFRSPEARTASEVLDG from the coding sequence ATGCGATCCCTAGAGAAGGCTCAACGCGACGTGCTGGCGGCCGTTCCACCCCTTCCGGTGCTCGAGCTTCCCGTGTGGGACGCCCTGGGGCTGGGCCTGGCGGGCCCGGTGGTGGCGCCCCACGACGTTCCTCCCTTCACCAACTCGGCCATGGACGGGTACGCGGTGCTGGGCGCCGATGTCGGGGAGGCGCCGGTGACCCTGCGGCTTCTCGAGGATGTCCCGGCGGGCCATGTCGCGCATCAGGCCGTCCGCGGGGGCGCGGCCATCAAGATCATGACCGGCGCACCCATGCCGGAGGGCGCCGACACGGTGGTCAAGGTCGAGGACACCGAGCCCTTGCCGGACGGAGTGAGGATCATGGCGGCCACGCCGACCGGCACAGCGGTACGCCCGGCCGGGGGCGACCTGGCAGCCGGGGATCCGGTCTTTCCCGCCGGGGAAAGGCTCACGCCCCCGCATCTGGCCGTGCTGGCATCGCTGGGAGTGAGCCCGCGAGTACATCGCCGGCCCAGGGTGGCGATGCTGTCCACAGGCGACGAGGTCCTGCCGCCGGAGACCGGGAGCCTGGGTCCCGGCCAGATCCGGGACACCAACCGGCCGCTCTTGGCGGCCATGCTGGACGAGCTTGGGGTCGAGGTCGTCGACCTAGGCATCGTGGGAGATGACGCTGACGTGCTCCGCAGCACCCTGGAACGGGGGGCCGGCGAAGCCGACATGGTGCTGACGTCGGGTGGTGTGTCGATGGGGGAGTACGACCTCGTGAAGATCATCCTCCGGGAGCTCGGCACCATCGACTTCTGGAAGGTGGCGATGCAGCCCGCCAAACCCTTCGCCTTCGGCCACATCGAGGGGACGCCGCTTCTTGGCCTGCCCGGCAATCCGGTGTCGGTGATGGTGGCGTTCGAGCAGTTCGCCCGCCCGGCCCTGTTACAGATGATGGGCTGCCGGGCCTTGTTCCGGGCCCAGGCCGTGGCCCGGGCCGCCGAGACCTGGCGGACCGATCCGGCCAAGACGGTCTTCACCAGGGCGGTCACCGAGATCGAGAATGGGACGAGGCTGGTTCGGAGCAGCGGAAGCCAGTCGTCCAACGTGCTCTCTGCACTGGCCCGGGCCGATGCCTTCGCGGTCATTCCGGTGGGCACGGGATGGGTGCATCCCGGTGACCCGGTCACCATCGAGCTGTTCCGGTCGCCGGAGGCTCGGACCGCTTCGGAAGTTCTCGATGGGTGA
- a CDS encoding haloacid dehalogenase yields MSKPDLSSIEKVARAELDPKFAAREVAIANGRQVIRFSAKAIRAGHRGELERAGAMLAEAGGLLAESTAAVADHPDIKIGILNDAAKEYAEAHLFLALARGDELPTAAELGTRMAPYLNGLGEAVGELRRRLLDQLRGEDFAEAERLLEIMDEVVDLLASLDYPDGMTGGLRRTTDVSRSLTERSRADLTSALVADRIRQDIAALSARREPD; encoded by the coding sequence ATGAGCAAGCCGGACCTGTCCTCCATCGAGAAGGTTGCGCGGGCCGAGTTGGACCCCAAGTTCGCGGCCCGCGAGGTGGCGATCGCCAACGGACGGCAGGTGATCCGGTTCTCCGCCAAGGCGATCCGTGCAGGTCACCGGGGTGAGTTGGAGAGAGCCGGAGCGATGCTGGCCGAGGCAGGGGGGCTACTGGCCGAATCGACGGCAGCCGTCGCTGATCATCCCGACATCAAGATAGGGATACTCAACGACGCGGCCAAGGAGTACGCCGAGGCCCACCTGTTCCTGGCCCTGGCCAGGGGAGACGAGCTCCCGACGGCCGCCGAGCTGGGAACGCGGATGGCGCCCTATCTCAACGGCCTGGGCGAAGCCGTGGGGGAGTTGAGGCGAAGGCTTCTCGATCAGCTGAGAGGAGAGGACTTCGCCGAGGCAGAGCGGTTGCTGGAGATCATGGACGAGGTGGTGGACCTGCTGGCCTCCCTCGACTACCCCGACGGTATGACCGGCGGCCTGCGCCGCACCACCGATGTCTCCCGCAGCCTCACCGAACGGAGCCGGGCTGATCTGACCTCGGCCCTGGTCGCCGACCGCATCCGCCAGGACATTGCCGCCCTCAGCGCCCGGCGAGAGCCCGACTGA
- the plsY gene encoding glycerol-3-phosphate 1-O-acyltransferase PlsY produces the protein MLIGAIALFLAAYLLGGVNMALVVSRARGVDIRAVGSGNPGASNVLRAVGKGPAAVVYLVDLAKGLLPAVVGSLAWSPTIGTVAGLGAVLGHCYPVYHRFRGGKGVATAGGVMLAVAPLVMVAMVIVYGLALALSRISAVGSLAAVVVSIPALLLTGQPGPTVAWFALIMALIVFRHRSNLSRLRSGTENRLA, from the coding sequence ATGCTGATCGGTGCTATCGCCCTCTTCCTCGCCGCCTACCTGCTGGGTGGTGTCAACATGGCGCTGGTCGTGTCCCGGGCCAGGGGAGTGGACATCCGGGCGGTGGGGAGCGGCAATCCGGGCGCGTCCAACGTCTTGCGTGCGGTCGGCAAGGGCCCGGCAGCCGTCGTCTATCTGGTCGATCTGGCGAAGGGCCTCCTACCCGCCGTGGTCGGGTCGCTCGCCTGGTCGCCCACCATCGGAACCGTGGCCGGCCTGGGGGCGGTGCTCGGTCACTGCTACCCGGTCTACCACCGGTTCCGGGGAGGCAAGGGAGTGGCGACGGCCGGGGGAGTGATGCTGGCCGTGGCGCCCCTGGTCATGGTGGCCATGGTGATCGTCTACGGGTTGGCGCTGGCGCTATCGCGTATCTCGGCGGTCGGGTCCCTGGCGGCGGTGGTGGTCTCGATTCCGGCCTTGCTGCTCACCGGCCAGCCAGGCCCGACCGTGGCCTGGTTCGCGTTGATAATGGCGCTGATCGTCTTCCGGCATCGCTCCAACCTGAGCCGTCTCCGCTCCGGCACCGAGAACCGGCTCGCCTGA